The Diadema setosum chromosome 8, eeDiaSeto1, whole genome shotgun sequence genome includes the window CATCACCCCCACTTTGGTTGGCATGCCATTCACTGTAACGCTACAGATGTGTCAGACATCAAGTTTGTCATTAACTATGACTACCCCAATTCGTCTGAGGACTACGTGCACCGCATCGGGCGCACCGCTCGCAGTAGCAGGACTGGCACTGCGTACACTTTCTTCACCCCCAATAATATCAAGCAAGCCCCCGACCTCCTCCAAGTGCTCCGCGAAGCCAACCAGGTCATCAACCCCAAGCTGATCTCCCTTGCCGAGCAGGCCCGCAGTTATGGAGGCAAAGGTTTGTCTCATGTTCAGTTACTAGTGTTGTGTAAtaatcatttatttcttttcatgatatcgtctgttgagaatgataagggcgttacgttgccacaaaacccatagtgttcaagacaacttaacgcccttctcattctcaacagacgatatgaaCAATGCCTCTGCTGGCTGGTTTGGTCTGACAAAAGACAGTCTTACAGTGGACTTTGTGTACTCATGTAACTTGCGTTCCCTCAAGTCAAACCGTTCATGGCCACAACATTCTGATACTTGTGCCTCTTTAATTGGAtctgtgccctctcaaaaaagTGGCCTTAActcaaatttgatgaaatctgAGGTCTGCAAGTCTCATGGTCAGTATTATATGATAGTATGCATTGGTAAAGTAGGAAACTGAAAGTCGGGGGAAACTGGAAGAAATGTCCAACCTGCAGAATGTTTACAAATTCATAAGAATGAACAGCGTACCAGATTGGGTTCCATGGTCAATTCAGATTTCCTTTGCAGTATATAACATTGATTGAAGCACATAAGTAATGACAGTGAAGTTCCTCAAGTTCTGCATTTTGAAGAGAGAAAGCATATGACTTGACACATTACACCAGTAATAAAACGTCTTTCACAATGAATGAAGAAACTTGTGTTTTGTGATATTCGTTGATACTTTGCATTGAAGAGAAGCCAAGAAATGTATCCATAAAACGTCAATAAGATGTACGTAAACCTTTAACAAAGTTCAATGTTGGTTTCTACAGGCCGAAATCGTTACAGGACTGGAGGTGGTGACAGATTTGGCCGACGTGATGGCGGCAAGGGAGGCTTTGGCGGTAGCAGCAATGGCTTTGGCGGCGGAAGTCGCTTTGGGGGTGGCGGCGGAGGAAGTAGGTTTGGGGATCGCAACTCTGGCGGAAACCGAAGTGGATCTGGTGGACGAGGTGGCTACAACAGCAGTGACCGTGGTGGTGGCAGCAACAGCTACGGTGGAGGCAGCCAAGGATATGGAGGAGGTAGAAATCTTTCTGGTAGTGATGGGCAGGGGattggtagtggtagtagtaggaGCTATGGACAGGGCCCAAAACAAAATAGCTTTGGTGGGTCACCTCCCATGAACAAGGGCCCTGGAATGAGTGGGCAGCACGGAATGCGAGGGGGTCCACCAGGTGGGTCTCAAAATGGGCCCCAGACTGGGTCTCAGAATGGGCCCCAGAATGGACCTCAGGGTGGATTCCGTGGTGGGGCTCAGGCTGGGCCGCAGGGAGGACTTCAAGGGGGTCCTCATGGGGGTCGTACAGGTGGGCAACAGGGTCCACCACCCAGCCTTCTGGGCAGTGGGCCACATGGGGGTCTAGCAGGACAATCACACAATGGTCCCCAGAGTGGTATGGGCAGGCCAAACATGCCTGGAAGACAAGGCCCGCCCCCACTGTCCGGCAGGCCAACGCCACTTATGGGTCAAGAGTCAATGCAGCAGCCCCCCATTCCTCCCCCCAACAGCCAGCGCAAACCAATGCAGccgcagcagcagcagcagcagcagcactcTGAACAGCCCCCCATTCCTCCCCCAAATAGCCAGCGCAAGATGCCGCTGCGTCCACCGCAGCACACCGACCAGCCCCCTATCCCGCCCCCAAACAGCCAGCGCAAACCTCCCACTCAGCAGCCCCCAATTCCCCCGCCAAACAGCCAGCGTGCCCCGCAGCCCCCACGTGCTCCCCACGCTTCTAGCGCTAGCGCAGCACCCCCTGCTGCCCCAGCTGGCATGGCTCAAATGGACCCAGCCCAGATGGCTCAAATGGCTCAGATGGCCCAAACTGACCCTGCTGCATATGCTCAGTATGTTCAATATTACCAgcagtacatgcagtattacCAACAGTACCAGGCTGGCGGTAGACCTGCCCCTCCGGCCAGTCAGTAGGAGTCCAAAACCATGGCATAACTTTCAGAATGTGAATATAACTTGTATCATATACTATACCTTAATGGGGAGATTTGATTGTCTGCATTGAATCCATTCTGTCAGACACGAATGGGAGTAGCACTAATGTGGACTTATGATCTGCTGATGTGTGCAtgctgttctatttttttttttttccaattggtTAGAAAAGTTGGGTCTCCTCAGGCACACATGACTGACATTTGGAAATCATTCCAACACTGATTTCCCTGACTGCAACTTTAAAATTCTATGACTTGTGCCTCTTGACAGAAAGTTTGTGGAGGCCTGGTATTATTTTCAGCCTGACTTCTCCCTGTGTTATTACCTGTATATAGATATGTATTACATATTGTAATGATGTacataaatattcaaaattgGGGTTTGGTCGTTGACCTCGCATGCTATATTTTTTACCAACAAAGTGCACCTCTATTTTTTAGAAAGCTAAAGTCTTACTTCTTGTTTTGGACagttataaaaaaagaaagcagaaaaaaaaaatgtaaccatACGGGGTTGGTAAAGCACGAGGATTAAGCAAGAATGGCTGTGATGTTAAGACGAGTGTTGCGTTGGCATCACTTCTGCACTCGCTGTGAGCGATATGTTGGGCTGCTCACAGAACAGGGCACGTCACACCAGGGTGTCAATCGTGTCTTGTCCGTGACCTCTTGTGACCTCTTGACATCCTCTGCCGAACTCCAGTGTGGCGGTTAAAAGTAACACCGACAAAATTGTCCTTGTTTTTCCTATGCCCTCAGATGTATGGCGGTCCCGCGGTGGTTTTTGAGAAAAGGCGCTGTGATAGGGAAAGTCAGGCATGTCCCTTTCCGAAGAGTCTGTGAAGCGTAGACTGAACCAGGACTGAGAGTCCATTTTCTCCCAGGAAATCGTCCAAGGTTTAGTCGTCTCATTTATGTCTCGACGTttttgtttggtgtttgttCTGATGagaaacaagtaaaaaaaaaaaagcaacaagaaaaacaaacaaatcattccGCAGTATTTGTATGTTGCACTTTGTGTCTTAGCATTAGTAACATGTaggaaaaaaagagcaaaaataaaatgaagggG containing:
- the LOC140231469 gene encoding probable ATP-dependent RNA helicase DDX5 isoform X1, yielding MSRFSDRGRSFDRSDRRSGGRGGGSGGGFGGPPRFGSRGAGMGGPGGIKEKFGQPGERLRKPRWDMEKLAPFKKNFYREHHEVTNRQLTEIQAYCGEKEITVRGREPLRPVFHFHEANFPDYVMGELSNSGFTHPTPIQAQGFPIALSGRDMVGIAATGSGKTLSYLLPAIVHINHQPFLERGDGPIALVLAPTRELAQQVQQVAFQYGRSSKIKSTCVYGGAPKGQQLRDLERGVEVCIATPGRLIDFLEAGKTNLKRCTYVVLDEADRMLDMGFEPQIRKIMEQIRPDRQVLMWSATWPKEVQALAEDFIRDYIMVNIGSLSLSANHNILQIIDVCNDDEKDKKLILLLEEIMQEKENKTLVFVETKRRTDDLVRRMRRDGWPAMCLHGDKSQPERDWVLSEFRAGRAPILVATDVASRGLDVSDIKFVINYDYPNSSEDYVHRIGRTARSSRTGTAYTFFTPNNIKQAPDLLQVLREANQVINPKLISLAEQARSYGGKGRNRYRTGGGDRFGRRDGGKGGFGGSSNGFGGGSRFGGGGGGSRFGDRNSGGNRSGSGGRGGYNSSDRGGGSNSYGGGSQGYGGGRNLSGSDGQGIGSGSSRSYGQGPKQNSFGGSPPMNKGPGMSGQHGMRGGPPGGSQNGPQTGSQNGPQNGPQGGFRGGAQAGPQGGLQGGPHGGRTGGQQGPPPSLLGSGPHGGLAGQSHNGPQSGMGRPNMPGRQGPPPLSGRPTPLMGQESMQQPPIPPPNSQRKPMQPQQQQQQQHSEQPPIPPPNSQRKMPLRPPQHTDQPPIPPPNSQRKPPTQQPPIPPPNSQRAPQPPRAPHASSASAAPPAAPAGMAQMDPAQMAQMAQMAQTDPAAYAQYVQYYQQYMQYYQQYQAGGRPAPPASQ